From the genome of Bacteroidota bacterium:
AGGAATAAGATCGATGGTCCTGATAAGAACGCTGCCCGAATCATAAACCGCAACAGTAGCAGGTGAATCGAACCAGGGAAGTCCGTTGTAACAATCGCGGTAAACTTTTAAAACAATACGGTACTGGTTATTACCCAAGCACTCATAGTAAATTTCTCCTCCTACAATATGCGTTGAAAAAACGGGTATAGAATAGAAAAGTAAAAAAACAACTATTTTAATTAAACGCTTGAGCATTGTTTGATAAGGCCGGCAGGTGAAAACTTCTGTTATTCAGATAATGATCAATCAATATACCGATCATTGGCTAAATAACGGGAACTAACTAAACCTTAAGTTACAAAAACCGCAGGTAAAAGCATAATCCTTAAAGTACAAAGACAAAAGTATACTAAAATGGACAGTATTTAAGGTTTCCTTTCTAATGGAGTCAGGTATAAGCGGAAGCCCGACAAGTTTAAATGACATCTGTATTGTGTGCTGGTTTTTTAAAACGATCGTGCCACTAATGTGTTACCGCAAAATGGTCAGGAAGCCTGGAAATTTGCGGCCATCTGATACATAAAGAATAAAGTAATAAGTGCCATCCGACACCCCATTACCATCCCAATCGTTCACATAGCTACCATTCTCATAAACAATGCGTCCCCAGCGGTTATAAATAACCAATTTGCTGCCGGCATAATACTCCAGGTTTTCAACGTAAAACTTGTCATTCTTGCCATCTCCGTTAGGAGTAATTATGTTTGGAATACGAATATTACACAAAGAGTCCGATAAATGGAAATCAATGGAGTCCTTACAACCCTTGTCTGTAGAAACGATCAGGTACCCATGGATATTCGTTCCGCTTGCATAGTAATGGACTGGATTCTGAATCGCGGAAGTTGTACCATCGCCGAATTTCCAAACGTAGCTTAGCGTGCCATTAGAATTATGTGTTGAATTGTCAGTGAATTGCAATTCGAAAGGTGGACATGCAGGTTTAGGTGTGTAGGTAAATTGTGCTTGAGGCATTCCGTATACGCGGACAGTATCGGCATGAACAGCATTACAGCCAATATCTGATACACTTATTGTAACCGGGTAAGTGCCTACCGTGCTATACCTGATACCTGTAGGATTTTTGGATGTAGATGCAGGGGGTGTAGCGCCTGAACCAAACGACCATGCGTAGGTGGCTTTGCCGGATAAACTGCCACTCAGGTTAAAGTTAAAGTTATTACCCTGGATACATTGCCCCTGAGGAATTACATAATTCAGGTTGAGCGGGCCATATATTTTAACCATGGTTTTCGCTGTGTCATCAGGACATGCATTGCCAGACTTCGCGATCAGCGAAATAGTATACATACCTGTGTCGGTATAAGTGTAAGTTGGCGAATACAGGCCGGAAGTATCAGTTCCGGTACCATTCACGCCAAAATCCCATAAGTACCTGGATCCGTTTATTGTTGTGTTTTGAAATGTAATAACCTTGCCGTTGCAAAGAGGAGTTTGGATTGGTATAGAAGCCTCGACCGGGGCAAAGACCTTTATGGTGTCAATAAGAGTGACACTACATGTATTATCGGTAACGCTTAATTTTACCGCATAAGTACCCGCTGCATTATACCTTATACCCGATGGATTTACAATTGATGAAACAGACGGAGAAGCATTCGTTCCAAATGTCCACGAATAAACAGCTTTGGCGGTTAAGTTGCCGGCAGCGTTAAAATTGAAACTATTTCCTGACAGGCATTGGCCCGAAGGGACAGTATAGCTCGCATTAATTGGGTCATATACTGATATAGTTGTTTTCCCTGTATCGGCACAGCCGGATCCCGGATTGGCAATAAGTGTAATAGTATATTTGCCGGTATCGGGAAAGGTGAATGTGGGTGTAACCAGGTTGGATGTATCAGTTGAAGAGCCGTTAACACCAAAATCCCAGTGGTATTTGGATGCGTTGGTGGTATTATTCTGGAAAGTGATTGTTTTTCCGGCACATACAGAACTTTGC
Proteins encoded in this window:
- a CDS encoding gliding motility-associated C-terminal domain-containing protein; amino-acid sequence: MIKRSIVLAGVILITCFSSFATHIVGGELCYEYLGGNNYKIILKVYRDCNTGNAPYDSPACVSVFSSSGTLLDTLKLALPPTNVIVTPPSPCFVPPSNVCVEGAIYTITVNFPPRAGGYDLVYQRCCRNSTILNLINPGLVGSSYIAHIPDQSTFAVNSNPRYKNFPPVFLCARQPIKFDHSASDLDGDSLVYELCDPFVGATACCPVFGPAKPTAANSTCPAPPSSCPKIPDAPPYNFVPWKAPYNAQYPMSALPALSIDPSTGLLTGTPNMIGQWVVGVCVNEYRNGILIGKHNRDFQFNVINCVGLATVSIPAQSSVCAGKTITFQNNTTNASKYHWDFGVNGSSTDTSNLVTPTFTFPDTGKYTITLIANPGSGCADTGKTTISVYDPINASYTVPSGQCLSGNSFNFNAAGNLTAKAVYSWTFGTNASPSVSSIVNPSGIRYNAAGTYAVKLSVTDNTCSVTLIDTIKVFAPVEASIPIQTPLCNGKVITFQNTTINGSRYLWDFGVNGTGTDTSGLYSPTYTYTDTGMYTISLIAKSGNACPDDTAKTMVKIYGPLNLNYVIPQGQCIQGNNFNFNLSGSLSGKATYAWSFGSGATPPASTSKNPTGIRYSTVGTYPVTISVSDIGCNAVHADTVRVYGMPQAQFTYTPKPACPPFELQFTDNSTHNSNGTLSYVWKFGDGTTSAIQNPVHYYASGTNIHGYLIVSTDKGCKDSIDFHLSDSLCNIRIPNIITPNGDGKNDKFYVENLEYYAGSKLVIYNRWGRIVYENGSYVNDWDGNGVSDGTYYFILYVSDGRKFPGFLTILR